The following proteins are encoded in a genomic region of Streptomyces gobiensis:
- a CDS encoding NADH-quinone oxidoreductase subunit A gives MNAYVPILVLGALGAAFAVFSVVAASVIGPKRYNRAKLEAYECGVEPTPMPVSGGRFPVKYYITAMLFIVFDVEIVFLYPWAVHFDSLGMFGLVQMLIFVGLIGVAYAYDWRRGGLEWD, from the coding sequence GTGAACGCCTACGTCCCCATCCTCGTGCTCGGAGCCCTCGGGGCGGCCTTCGCGGTGTTCTCCGTGGTCGCGGCCTCGGTCATCGGCCCGAAGCGCTACAACCGCGCCAAGCTCGAGGCGTATGAGTGCGGTGTCGAGCCCACTCCCATGCCGGTCAGCGGCGGACGCTTCCCGGTGAAGTACTACATCACGGCGATGCTCTTCATCGTCTTCGACGTAGAGATCGTTTTCCTCTACCCCTGGGCCGTCCACTTCGACTCCCTCGGGATGTTCGGCCTCGTACAGATGCTGATCTTCGTGGGGCTCATCGGTGTCGCCTACGCCTACGACTGGCGCCGGGGTGGTCTGGAGTGGGACTGA
- a CDS encoding NADH-quinone oxidoreductase subunit C: protein MSEPNDQNGTVPTPREDAGEVIDVRRGMFGARNGGDTSGYGGLVRTVQLPGGSARPYGSYFDEVADELEGALEEQGLDPRNAIEKTVVDRGELTFYIAREHLPQVARTLRDDPALRFELCTGVSGVHFPGDRGRELHAVYHLRSITHNRLIRLEVSAPDSDPHIPSVVDVYPTNDWHERETYDFFGIVFDGHPALTRIMMPDDWQGFPQRKDYPLGGIPVEYKGAQIPAPDQRRSYS, encoded by the coding sequence GTGAGCGAGCCGAACGACCAGAACGGGACCGTGCCCACGCCGCGCGAGGACGCCGGTGAGGTCATCGACGTACGCAGGGGGATGTTCGGCGCCAGGAACGGCGGCGACACCTCGGGTTACGGCGGGCTCGTACGGACCGTACAGCTGCCCGGGGGCAGCGCGCGGCCGTACGGGTCGTACTTCGATGAGGTCGCCGATGAGCTGGAGGGCGCCCTTGAGGAGCAGGGTCTCGACCCCAGGAACGCCATCGAGAAGACGGTCGTCGACCGTGGCGAGCTGACCTTCTACATCGCCCGCGAACATCTTCCGCAGGTCGCCCGGACACTGCGCGATGACCCGGCGCTGCGCTTCGAACTCTGCACCGGGGTCAGCGGAGTGCACTTCCCCGGCGACCGGGGCCGCGAGCTGCACGCCGTCTACCATCTGCGCTCGATCACCCATAACCGGCTCATCCGGCTTGAGGTCAGCGCCCCCGACAGCGATCCGCACATCCCCTCAGTCGTCGATGTCTACCCGACCAACGACTGGCATGAGCGCGAGACCTACGACTTCTTCGGCATCGTCTTCGACGGTCACCCCGCGCTGACGCGGATCATGATGCCCGACGACTGGCAGGGCTTCCCGCAGCGCAAGGACTACCCGCTCGGC
- a CDS encoding NuoB/complex I 20 kDa subunit family protein, whose protein sequence is MGIEEKLPSGFLLTTVENAAGWVRKSSVFPATFGLACCAIEMMTTGAGRYDLARFGMEVFRGSPRQADLMIVAGRVSQKMAPVLRQVYDQMPNPKWVISMGVCASSGGMFNNYAIVQGVDHVVPVDIYLPGCPPRPEMLLYSILKLHEKIREEKLGVNREQAAREAEEAAMKALPTIEMKGLLR, encoded by the coding sequence ATGGGAATCGAGGAGAAGCTGCCCAGCGGCTTCCTGCTCACAACGGTGGAGAACGCCGCCGGCTGGGTGCGCAAGTCATCCGTCTTCCCGGCGACCTTCGGCCTCGCCTGCTGCGCCATCGAAATGATGACCACTGGCGCGGGCCGCTATGACCTGGCCCGCTTCGGTATGGAGGTCTTCCGTGGCTCCCCGCGGCAGGCCGATCTGATGATCGTGGCCGGGCGGGTCAGCCAGAAGATGGCGCCGGTGCTGCGGCAGGTCTACGACCAGATGCCCAATCCCAAGTGGGTGATCTCCATGGGGGTCTGTGCCTCCTCCGGCGGGATGTTCAACAACTACGCGATCGTGCAGGGCGTCGACCATGTCGTGCCGGTCGACATCTATCTGCCCGGCTGTCCGCCGCGCCCCGAGATGCTGCTGTACTCGATCCTCAAGCTGCACGAGAAGATCCGCGAGGAGAAGCTCGGTGTGAACCGCGAGCAGGCGGCCCGTGAAGCGGAGGAAGCGGCGATGAAGGCGCTCCCGACGATCGAGATGAAGGGGCTGCTGCGGTGA
- a CDS encoding sulfite exporter TauE/SafE family protein: protein MDDISLTTAVMLCAAALLAGWIDGVVGGGGLLLLPALLIGFPHLPPTYALGTNKAVAIAGTTMAAVTYARRVPIDRGFALRMGGAALLSAAAGASFATAVNNDILQPLIMVILLAVAAFVTLRPDFGRAPSGRPVTRRRVAAALLVAGIGVGFYDGLIGPGTGTFLVIAFVAMLHMDMVSGTAAAKVVNVGTNLGAIAVFAAHGTVLWTLAPLLALFNIAGGWFGAHMALKKGSGFVRIVLLVVVVVLVGKLGYERWVS, encoded by the coding sequence ATGGACGACATATCCCTGACCACCGCGGTAATGCTGTGCGCCGCCGCCTTACTCGCAGGCTGGATCGACGGCGTAGTAGGCGGCGGCGGCCTACTCCTGCTCCCCGCACTCCTCATCGGCTTCCCCCACCTGCCCCCCACCTACGCACTGGGCACCAACAAAGCCGTGGCGATCGCCGGGACCACCATGGCCGCGGTCACCTATGCCCGGCGAGTGCCGATCGACCGGGGCTTCGCACTGCGGATGGGCGGGGCGGCGCTGCTCTCGGCAGCCGCTGGCGCATCGTTTGCGACCGCAGTCAACAACGACATCCTCCAGCCACTCATCATGGTGATCCTGCTCGCCGTGGCCGCCTTCGTCACCCTGCGGCCGGACTTTGGCAGGGCGCCCAGCGGACGCCCGGTGACACGCCGAAGGGTGGCGGCGGCGCTTCTCGTGGCGGGTATCGGTGTCGGCTTCTACGACGGCCTGATCGGCCCCGGCACCGGGACCTTTCTGGTGATCGCCTTCGTAGCGATGCTCCATATGGACATGGTCTCCGGCACGGCCGCCGCAAAGGTCGTGAACGTCGGCACAAACCTCGGCGCGATCGCCGTCTTCGCCGCCCATGGCACGGTGCTGTGGACGCTCGCCCCGCTGCTGGCGCTCTTCAACATCGCGGGGGGCTGGTTCGGCGCGCATATGGCGCTGAAGAAGGGGAGCGGCTTTGTG